The proteins below are encoded in one region of Lactuca sativa cultivar Salinas chromosome 3, Lsat_Salinas_v11, whole genome shotgun sequence:
- the LOC111894048 gene encoding importin beta-like SAD2 isoform X1 has translation MDLPNLAIVLQAALSPNPAERTAAEASLNQYQYTPQHLVRMLQIIVDGNCDMAVRQVASIHFKNFIAKNWSPHDPDEQSKILPSDKDLVRQNILVFVAQLPPLLRAQLGECLKTIIHADYPEQWPGLLHWVTHNLQDQQVYGALFVLRILSRKYEFKSDEERTPIYHVVEETFPHLLNIFSRLVQIGNPSIEVADLIKLICKIFWSSIYLEIPKKLFDPNVFNAWMVLFLNMLERPVPSEGQPADPELRKSWGWWKVKKWTVHILNRLYTRFGDLKLQNPENKAFAQHFQKNYAGKILECHLNLLNALRMGDYLPDRVSNLILQYLSNSLSKTTMYNLLQPRLDVVLFEIIFPLMCFNDNDQALWEEDPHEYVRKGYDIIEDLYSPRTAAMDFVSELVRKRGKENLQKFILFIVEIFKRYEEASIEFKPYRQKDGALLAIGALCDKLKQTEPYKSELEPMLVQHVFPEFASPVGHLRAKAAWVAGQYAHISFSDPNNFRKALQSVVAGMRDPELPVRVDSVFALRSFVESCKDLSEIRPILPQLLDDFFKLMDEVENEDLVFTLETIVDKFGEEMAPYAIGLCQSLAAAFWKCINTSEADDEADDPGALAAAGCLRAISTILESVSRLPHIFAHIEPILLPIMRRMLTTDGQDVFEEVLEIVSYMTFFSPTISLDMWSLWPLLTEALADWAIDFFPNILVPLDNYISRSTVHYLTCKEPDYQQSLWNVLSNIMRDKNLEDNDIEPAPKLIEVVFQNCRGQVDHWVKFYIEITVERLRVAERPYLKCLLVQVIADALYYNAPLTLNILHQMGVAIEVFNLWFQMLQQTKKSGVRANFKREHDKKVCCLGLTSLLTLPPDQLPGEFLERVFKATLELLVAYKDQVAEAAKEDPEEDDDDMDDGLETDDDDEDDDGDMGVDAEDGDEADSLRLQRLGAQARSFRPADDDDDDSDDDFSDDEDLQSPIDEVDPFVFFMDTAKALQASDQMRFQRLSQTLDFRYQALANGVAQHADQRRLDIQKEKLEKAATASAASS, from the exons ATGGATCTTCCAAATCTTGCTATAGTTTTGCAAGCAGCACTTAGCCCCAATCCAGCAGAACGGACAGCTGCTGAAGCGAGCCTCAATCAG TACCAGTATACTCCTCAGCATTTGGTGAGGATGCTGCAGATCATTGTAGATGGAAATTGTGATATGGCTGTGCGGCAGGTTGCcagtattcattttaaaaactTCATAGCAAAAAATTGGTCACCCCATGATCCAG ACGAACAATCCAAGATTTTGCCAAGTGATAAAGACTTGGTAAGGCAGAACATCCTTGTATTTGTAGCACAACTTCCTCCATTGTTGAG GGCACAGTTGGGTGAGTGTCTCAAGACAATTATACATGCCGATTATCCTGAACAATGGCCAGGTCTTTTGCATTGGGTGACACATAATCTGCAAGACCAGCAAGTTTATGGAGCTCTTTTTGTGCTTAGAATCCTTTCTAGAAAATATGA GTTCAAGTCAGATGAGGAGAGGACTCCAATCTACCATGTTGTGGAGGAGACGTTTCCTCATTTGCTAAATATATTCAGCAGGCTTGTTCAGATAGGAAACCCATCAATTGAAGTAGCAGATTTGATTAAACTCATTTGCAAAATATTCTGGTCGTCCATATAT CTGGAGATTCCGAAGAAATTGTTTGACCCAAATGTGTTCAATGCTTGGATGGTTCTATTCCTAAATATGTTGGAGCGACCCGTTCCATCAGAGGGCCAACCAGCGGATCCAGAGCTCCGCAAGTCATGGGGATGGTGGAAGGTAAAGAAGTGGACAGTCCATATATTAAACCGCCTCTATACCCG GTTTGGAGATTTAAAACTGCAAAACCCAGAGAACAAAGCTTTTGCACAACACTTCCAGAAGAACTACGCGGGAAAAATTTTGGAATGTCATCTCAACTTGTTGAATGCGCTGCGTATGGGTGACTATTTACCTGACAGAGTTTCCAACCTTATTTTGCAATACTTGAGCAACAG TCTTTCCAAGACTACGATGTACAATCTGCTCCAACCAAGACTTGATGTTGTTCTGTTTGAGATAATCTTTCCACTTATGTGCTTCAATGACAATGATCAAGCCCTTTGGGAGGAAGATCCACATGAGTATGTGAGGAAGGGTTATG ATATTATTGAAGACCTATACAGTCCCAGGACCGCAGCAATGGACTTTGTGAGCGAACTGGTAAGAAAACGTGGAAAAGAGAACCTTCAAAAGTTCATATTATTTATTGTGGAGATTTTTAAGAG ATATGAAGAGGCTTCAATTGAGTTCAAGCCTTATCGACAAAAGGATGGGGCACTTCTTGCTATTGGAGCGCTGTGTGATAAATTGAAACAGACTGAACCATATAAATCCGAGCTTGAACCCATGTTAGTGCAGCATGTTTTCCCTGAGTTTGCCAGTCCTGTTGGTCATCTCAGAGCAAAG GCTGCGTGGGTCGCAGGACAATATGCCCATATAAGTTTCTCTGACCCAAATAATTTCCGCAAAGCACTACAAAGTGTCGTTGCTGGGATGCGTGACCCTGAGCTTCCAGTTCGTGTTGATTCTGTTTTTGCATTGCGTTCTTTTGTTGAATCCTGCAAAG ATCTTAGTGAAATCAGGCCAATTCTTCCACAGCTACTTGATG ATTTTTTCAAGCTAATGGATGAAGTTGAAAACGAGGATCTGGTGTTTACACTTGAGACAATTGTTGACAAGTTTGGAGAGGAGATGGCACCCTATGCTATTGGCTTGTGCCAGAGTCTG GCTGCTGCATTTTGGAAGTGTATCAATACTTCAGAAGCTGATGATGAAGCGGATGATCCTGGTGCTTTGGCAGCTGCGGGTTGTTTACGTGCCATTAGTACCATTCTTGAATCAGTGAGCAGGCTCCCTCACATTTTTGCTCACATTGAGCCAATTCTACTACCAATAATGCGTCGGATGCTTACGACTGATGGGCAAG ATGTTTTCGAAGAAGTTTTGGAAATTGTATCATACATGACCTTTTTCTCACCAACAATATCCTTGGATATGTGGAGTCTTTGGCCATTGCTGACAGAAGCTCTTGCTGATTGGGCTATTGATTTTTTCCCAA ATATCCTAGTCCCACTGGATAACTACATATCGAGGAGTACAGTGCATTATCTGACATGCAAGGAGCCGGACTACCAACAAAGTTTGTGGAATGTGCTTTCAAAT ATAATGAGAGATAAAAACTTGGAGGACAACGACATTGAACCTGCACCTAAGCTTATTGAAGTAGTGTTCCAGAACTGCAGGGGCCAGGTGGACCACTGGGTTAAATTCTATATCGAAATCACGGTTGAGCGTTTGCGTGTAGCAGAGCGACCATACTTGAAATGCCTTCTGGTGCAAGTT ATTGCTGATGCACTTTACTATAACGCCCCGTTGACTCTCAACATATTGCATCAAATGGGTGTGGCTATAGAAGTTTTCAATCTTTGGTTCCAGATGTTGCAACAAACGAAAAAGAGTGGTGTGCGTGCCAACTTTAAGAG GGAACATGATAAGAAAGTGTGCTGTTTGGGTCTAACATCTCTTCTTACACTTCCTCCGGATCAGTTGCCAGGCGAGTTCTTGGAGCGTGTTTTCAAGGCAACGCTTGAGCTGCTTGTTGCTTACAAGGACCAAGTAGCAG AAGCTGCAAAGGAAGAtcctgaagaagatgatgatgacatGGATGATGGTTTGGAAaccgatgatgatgatgaagatgatgatggggACATGGGAGTCGATGCAGAGGATGGTGATGAAGCCGATAGCTTGAGACTCCAGAGATTGGGTGCACAG GCGAGATCATTCCGCCCAgctgatgatgacgatgatgactcTGATGATGACTTCAGCGATGACGAGGATTTGCAATCACCTATTGATGAAGTCGATCCATTTGTTTTCTTTATGGATACTGCAAAAG CCCTGCAAGCATCAGACCAAATGAGGTTCCAGAGGCTGTCGCAGACACTTGACTTCCGGTATCAGGCACTAGCAAATGGTGTTGCTCAGCATGCTGATCAGAGAAGATTAGACATCCAGAAAGAGAAGCTGGAGAAGGCTGCCACTGCATCAGCTGCCTCATCCTGA
- the LOC111894048 gene encoding importin beta-like SAD2 isoform X2 — MDLPNLAIVLQAALSPNPAERTAAEASLNQYQYTPQHLVRMLQIIVDGNCDMAVRQVASIHFKNFIAKNWSPHDPDEQSKILPSDKDLVRQNILVFVAQLPPLLRAQLGECLKTIIHADYPEQWPGLLHWVTHNLQDQQVYGALFVLRILSRKYEFKSDEERTPIYHVVEETFPHLLNIFSRLVQIGNPSIEVADLIKLICKIFWSSIYLEIPKKLFDPNVFNAWMVLFLNMLERPVPSEGQPADPELRKSWGWWKVKKWTVHILNRLYTRFGDLKLQNPENKAFAQHFQKNYAGKILECHLNLLNALRMGDYLPDRVSNLILQYLSNSLSKTTMYNLLQPRLDVVLFEIIFPLMCFNDNDQALWEEDPHEYVRKGYDIIEDLYSPRTAAMDFVSELVRKRGKENLQKFILFIVEIFKRYEEASIEFKPYRQKDGALLAIGALCDKLKQTEPYKSELEPMLVQHVFPEFASPVGHLRAKAAWVAGQYAHISFSDPNNFRKALQSVVAGMRDPELPVRVDSVFALRSFVESCKDLSEIRPILPQLLDDFFKLMDEVENEDLVFTLETIVDKFGEEMAPYAIGLCQSLAAAFWKCINTSEADDEADDPGALAAAGCLRAISTILESVSRLPHIFAHIEPILLPIMRRMLTTDGQDVFEEVLEIVSYMTFFSPTISLDMWSLWPLLTEALADWAIDFFPNILVPLDNYISRSTVHYLTCKEPDYQQSLWNVLSNIMRDKNLEDNDIEPAPKLIEVVFQNCRGQVDHWVKFYIEITVERLRVAERPYLKCLLVQVIADALYYNAPLTLNILHQMGVAIEVFNLWFQMLQQTKKSGVRANFKREHDKKVCCLGLTSLLTLPPDQLPGEFLERVFKATLELLVAYKDQVAAAKEDPEEDDDDMDDGLETDDDDEDDDGDMGVDAEDGDEADSLRLQRLGAQARSFRPADDDDDDSDDDFSDDEDLQSPIDEVDPFVFFMDTAKALQASDQMRFQRLSQTLDFRYQALANGVAQHADQRRLDIQKEKLEKAATASAASS; from the exons ATGGATCTTCCAAATCTTGCTATAGTTTTGCAAGCAGCACTTAGCCCCAATCCAGCAGAACGGACAGCTGCTGAAGCGAGCCTCAATCAG TACCAGTATACTCCTCAGCATTTGGTGAGGATGCTGCAGATCATTGTAGATGGAAATTGTGATATGGCTGTGCGGCAGGTTGCcagtattcattttaaaaactTCATAGCAAAAAATTGGTCACCCCATGATCCAG ACGAACAATCCAAGATTTTGCCAAGTGATAAAGACTTGGTAAGGCAGAACATCCTTGTATTTGTAGCACAACTTCCTCCATTGTTGAG GGCACAGTTGGGTGAGTGTCTCAAGACAATTATACATGCCGATTATCCTGAACAATGGCCAGGTCTTTTGCATTGGGTGACACATAATCTGCAAGACCAGCAAGTTTATGGAGCTCTTTTTGTGCTTAGAATCCTTTCTAGAAAATATGA GTTCAAGTCAGATGAGGAGAGGACTCCAATCTACCATGTTGTGGAGGAGACGTTTCCTCATTTGCTAAATATATTCAGCAGGCTTGTTCAGATAGGAAACCCATCAATTGAAGTAGCAGATTTGATTAAACTCATTTGCAAAATATTCTGGTCGTCCATATAT CTGGAGATTCCGAAGAAATTGTTTGACCCAAATGTGTTCAATGCTTGGATGGTTCTATTCCTAAATATGTTGGAGCGACCCGTTCCATCAGAGGGCCAACCAGCGGATCCAGAGCTCCGCAAGTCATGGGGATGGTGGAAGGTAAAGAAGTGGACAGTCCATATATTAAACCGCCTCTATACCCG GTTTGGAGATTTAAAACTGCAAAACCCAGAGAACAAAGCTTTTGCACAACACTTCCAGAAGAACTACGCGGGAAAAATTTTGGAATGTCATCTCAACTTGTTGAATGCGCTGCGTATGGGTGACTATTTACCTGACAGAGTTTCCAACCTTATTTTGCAATACTTGAGCAACAG TCTTTCCAAGACTACGATGTACAATCTGCTCCAACCAAGACTTGATGTTGTTCTGTTTGAGATAATCTTTCCACTTATGTGCTTCAATGACAATGATCAAGCCCTTTGGGAGGAAGATCCACATGAGTATGTGAGGAAGGGTTATG ATATTATTGAAGACCTATACAGTCCCAGGACCGCAGCAATGGACTTTGTGAGCGAACTGGTAAGAAAACGTGGAAAAGAGAACCTTCAAAAGTTCATATTATTTATTGTGGAGATTTTTAAGAG ATATGAAGAGGCTTCAATTGAGTTCAAGCCTTATCGACAAAAGGATGGGGCACTTCTTGCTATTGGAGCGCTGTGTGATAAATTGAAACAGACTGAACCATATAAATCCGAGCTTGAACCCATGTTAGTGCAGCATGTTTTCCCTGAGTTTGCCAGTCCTGTTGGTCATCTCAGAGCAAAG GCTGCGTGGGTCGCAGGACAATATGCCCATATAAGTTTCTCTGACCCAAATAATTTCCGCAAAGCACTACAAAGTGTCGTTGCTGGGATGCGTGACCCTGAGCTTCCAGTTCGTGTTGATTCTGTTTTTGCATTGCGTTCTTTTGTTGAATCCTGCAAAG ATCTTAGTGAAATCAGGCCAATTCTTCCACAGCTACTTGATG ATTTTTTCAAGCTAATGGATGAAGTTGAAAACGAGGATCTGGTGTTTACACTTGAGACAATTGTTGACAAGTTTGGAGAGGAGATGGCACCCTATGCTATTGGCTTGTGCCAGAGTCTG GCTGCTGCATTTTGGAAGTGTATCAATACTTCAGAAGCTGATGATGAAGCGGATGATCCTGGTGCTTTGGCAGCTGCGGGTTGTTTACGTGCCATTAGTACCATTCTTGAATCAGTGAGCAGGCTCCCTCACATTTTTGCTCACATTGAGCCAATTCTACTACCAATAATGCGTCGGATGCTTACGACTGATGGGCAAG ATGTTTTCGAAGAAGTTTTGGAAATTGTATCATACATGACCTTTTTCTCACCAACAATATCCTTGGATATGTGGAGTCTTTGGCCATTGCTGACAGAAGCTCTTGCTGATTGGGCTATTGATTTTTTCCCAA ATATCCTAGTCCCACTGGATAACTACATATCGAGGAGTACAGTGCATTATCTGACATGCAAGGAGCCGGACTACCAACAAAGTTTGTGGAATGTGCTTTCAAAT ATAATGAGAGATAAAAACTTGGAGGACAACGACATTGAACCTGCACCTAAGCTTATTGAAGTAGTGTTCCAGAACTGCAGGGGCCAGGTGGACCACTGGGTTAAATTCTATATCGAAATCACGGTTGAGCGTTTGCGTGTAGCAGAGCGACCATACTTGAAATGCCTTCTGGTGCAAGTT ATTGCTGATGCACTTTACTATAACGCCCCGTTGACTCTCAACATATTGCATCAAATGGGTGTGGCTATAGAAGTTTTCAATCTTTGGTTCCAGATGTTGCAACAAACGAAAAAGAGTGGTGTGCGTGCCAACTTTAAGAG GGAACATGATAAGAAAGTGTGCTGTTTGGGTCTAACATCTCTTCTTACACTTCCTCCGGATCAGTTGCCAGGCGAGTTCTTGGAGCGTGTTTTCAAGGCAACGCTTGAGCTGCTTGTTGCTTACAAGGACCAAGTAGCAG CTGCAAAGGAAGAtcctgaagaagatgatgatgacatGGATGATGGTTTGGAAaccgatgatgatgatgaagatgatgatggggACATGGGAGTCGATGCAGAGGATGGTGATGAAGCCGATAGCTTGAGACTCCAGAGATTGGGTGCACAG GCGAGATCATTCCGCCCAgctgatgatgacgatgatgactcTGATGATGACTTCAGCGATGACGAGGATTTGCAATCACCTATTGATGAAGTCGATCCATTTGTTTTCTTTATGGATACTGCAAAAG CCCTGCAAGCATCAGACCAAATGAGGTTCCAGAGGCTGTCGCAGACACTTGACTTCCGGTATCAGGCACTAGCAAATGGTGTTGCTCAGCATGCTGATCAGAGAAGATTAGACATCCAGAAAGAGAAGCTGGAGAAGGCTGCCACTGCATCAGCTGCCTCATCCTGA